Proteins from one Enoplosus armatus isolate fEnoArm2 chromosome 4, fEnoArm2.hap1, whole genome shotgun sequence genomic window:
- the thbs4a gene encoding thrombospondin-4a — MMGVWARAVALSLVLQQLVLTVTAQGIVYDLLDSPDCLPDLLQGSLKNKGRDEAFLLSSFRLHNKAPTSLYSVINPKDNTKYLEFSLQAKLSKVTLRYQKTDGRFGTTSFNHASLADGRDHHVMLHASGLQRGPPRLNIYIDCQLAHTLDDLPAAFGSLPPGPNKVALRTLSSSGQDELTDLKLVIEDTIDNVATLQDCSVDQGESLQLLSIQGGRTAHNQATMQELRSMLSEMKELLNQQIKEISFLRNTITECLACGLGGSPTNTGSAPSPGQFVMQPQPLTQCSPGTCFRQNMCIRTDSGGFQCAPCPDGYTGDGVHCDDVDECQFSPCFPGVQCVNTAPGFRCGKCPLGYTGPEINGVGVSYAKSNKQVCEDVDECLGPPENGGCTANSHCFNTIGSFRCGECKTGFTGDQVRGCHGTRLCPNGQPNPCDANAECVVERDGSISCVCGVGWAGNGYVCGKDTDIDAYPDNTLQCRDNNCKQDNCVFVPNSGQEDADRDGMGDSCDDDADSDGIINIDDNCWLVPNVDQRNSDKDVHGDACDNCRTVENPSQRDTDQDGLGDECDDDMDGDGLKNILDNCQRVPNPDQTDRDNDGVGDACDSCPDMVNPNQSDSDDDLVGDTCDDNIDSDGDGHQNTKDNCPTVINSSQLDTDKDGMGDECDDDDDNDGILDNDDNCRLVANPDQQDTDKNRVGDACEGDFDKDNVIDIIDHCPENAEVTLTDFRAYQTVVLDPEGDSQIDPNWMVLNQGMEIVQTMNSDPGLAVGYKAFSGVDFEGTFHVNTVTDDDYAGFIFGYQDSSSFYVVMWKQTEQTYWQAAPFRAVAEPGIQLKVVKSKTGPGEYLRNSLWHTGDTPEQVRLLWKDPRNVGWKDKVSYRWFLQHRPQVGYIRARFFEGSNLVADTGVIIDTSMRGGRLGVFCFSQENIIWSNLKYRCNDTIPADYQDLNGQNTQ; from the exons ATGATGGGTGTGTGGGCCAGAGCAGTGGCTCTGTCTCTGGTGCTGCAACAGCTGGTGCTCACTGTCACAGCTCAAGGCATTG TCTATGACCTGCTGGATTCTCCAGACTGCCTGCCAGACTTGCTCCAAGGAAGCCTGAAGAACAAAGGGCGAGATGaggctttcctcctctcttctttcaggCTCCACAACAAGGCCCCCACCTCTCTCTACAGTGTCATCAACCCTAAAGACAACACAAAGTACCTGGAGTTCAGCTTGCAGGCCAAACTGAGCAAGG TGACCCTTCGTTACCAGAAAACTGACGGTAGATTTGGCACAACCAGTTTCAACCACGCCTCACTGGCAGATGGTCGAGATCACCACGTGATGCTACATGCCAGCGGCCTGCAGCGCGGCCCACCTCGCCTCAATATCTACATAGACTGCCAACTGGCGCACACTTTGGATGATCTGCCTGCTGCGTTTGGGTCACTCCCACCTGGTCCCAACAAGGTGGCACTTAGGACCCTGTCGTCGAGTGGACAG GATGAACTGACAGACTTGAAGCTGGTGATAGAGGACACCATAGACAATGTGGCCACTCTGCAGGACTGTAGCGTGGATCAGGGTGaatctctgcagctgctga GTATCCAGGGAGGCAGGACGGCACACAACCAGGCCACCATGCAGGAGCTGAGGAGCATGTTATCCGAGATGAAGGAGCTGCTCAACCAACAG ATAAAGGAGATATCTTTTCTGAGGAATACCATCACAGAGTGTCTTGCCTGTG GCCTCGGGGGCAGTCCAACCAACACAGGTTCAGCTCCAAGTCCTGGCCAGTTTGTCATGCAGCCTCAGCCTCTGACTCAGTGCTCACCCGGGACCTGTTTCAGACAGAACATGTGCATCCGTACGGATTCAGGGGGTTTCCAGTGTGCCCCCTGTCCAGATGGATATACAGGAGACGGGGTGCACTGTGACGACGTGGATGAG tGCCAGTTTAGCCCATGTTTCCCTGGTGTCCAGTGTGTGAACACTGCTCCTGGTTTTCGTTGTGGGAAATGCCCTCTGGGATATACTGGACCAGAGATAAATGGAGTGGGAGTGTCCTATGCTAAGTCAAACAAACAG GTGTGTGAGGATGTAGATGAGTGTCTGGGCCCGCCTGAGAATGGAGGTTGCACTGCCAACTCACACTGCTTCAACACTATA GGATCCTTCCGCTGCGGAGAGTGTAAAACTGGCTTCACAGGTGACCAGGTGAGAGGCTGCCATGGGACCAGGCTTTGTCCCAACGGTCAACCCAACCCCTGTGACGCCAATGCCGAGTGTGTCGTGGAGAGAGACGGCAGCATTAGCTGTGTG tgtgGCGTTGGTTGGGCAGGAAATGGCTATGTGTGTGGAAAGGACACAGATATTGACGCATATCCTGACAATACGCTCCAGTGCAGGGACAACAACTGTAAGCAG gataactgtgtgtttgtgccaaaCTCTGGCCAAGAAGATGCAGACAGGGACGGGATGGGTGACTcctgtgatgatgatgcagaCAGTGATGGCATTATTAACATAGAT GACAACTGCTGGCTCGTTCCTAATGTGGATCAAAGGAACAGCGATAAGGATGTCCATGGCGATGCCTGTGACAACTGCAGAACAGTTGAAAATCCCTCACAGAGGGATACCGATCAGGACGGGCTGGGAGATGAATGTGATGATGATATGGATGGGGACG GCTTGAAGAATATCCTTGACAACTGCCAGCGAGTCCCCAACCcagaccagacagacagagacaacgATGGGGTGGGAGATGCCTGTGACAGCTGTCCTGATATGGTCAACCCTAACCAg TCTGACTCAGATGATGACCTTGTAGGCGATACCTGTGACGACAACATAGACAG TGATGGTGACGGCCACCAGAACACAAAGGACAACTGTCCCACAGTCATCAACTCCTCACAGCTGGACACTGACAAGGATGGAATG GGAGATGAatgtgatgatgacgatgataacGACGGCATACTGGACAATGATGACAACTGCAGACTAGTTGCCAACCCAGATCAGCAGGACACAGACA AGAACAGAGTTGGAGACGCATGCGAAGGAGACTTTGACAAAGACAATGTCATTGACATAATCGACCACTGCCCAGAGAACGCTGAGGTCACCCTGACTGACTTCAGAGCCTATCAGACTGTAGTGCTGGACCCAGAGGGGGACTCTCAGATTGACCCCAACTGGATGGTCCTCAATCAG GGTATGGAGATAGTCCAGACCATGAACTCTGACCCTGGCCTTGCTGTAG GCTACAAAGCTTTCAGTGGGGTTGACTTTGAGGGAACATTCCATGTGAACACGGTGACAGATGACGACTATGCTGGCTTCATCTTCGGCTACCAGGACTCCTCCTCCTTCTACGTGGTGATGTggaaacagacagaacaaacCTACTGGCAGGCTGCGCCCTTCAGAGCTGTTGCTGAGCCAGGAATACAACTCAag GTTGTGAAGTCTAAGACGGGTCCTGGTGAGTATCTGAGGAACTCCCTCTGGCACACAGGAGACACCCCAGAGCAGGTCCGTCTCCTGTGGAAGGACCCCAGGAACGTTGGCTGGAAGGACAAAGTGTCCTACCGCTGGTTCCTCCAGCACAGACCCCAGGTTGGATACATCAG GGCTCGCTTCTTTGAGGGTTCCAACCTGGTGGCGGACACAGGGGTGATAATTGACACCAGTATGAGAGGCGGGAGACTGGGCGTGTTCTGCTTCTCTCAGGAAAATATAATCTGGTCCAATCTGAAGTACCGTTGCAACG ACACTATTCCTGCTGACTATCAGGATCTCAATGGCCAGAACACACAGTGA
- the serinc5 gene encoding serine incorporator 5 encodes MCTPCCISQLACCCGSAACSCCCNCCPKIKQSTGTRVMYALYFLLVTIICVIMMSPTVEQELRDHIPFYSDLCEKMNAGENCKTLVGYSAVYKVCFGMACFFLFFAIFTIRVNNSTGWRAAVHNGFWLLKFIVLVACCAGGFFLPEEETFLEVWRYVGAACGFIFLLIQLMLLVEFAHRWNTNWSSGVKYNRLWYAALAFVTLVLFSFAVGAVIFMGLFYTHPEACLLNKIFLGINGSLCLIVSLLAISPCIQKLQPTSGLLQPGVISVYVMYLTFSAFSSKPKEMVERDGVNTTVCVFPLNSGTESDKKIVTALGTVILFGCVLYSCLTSTTRRSSAALRVCRNSEPETERARCCFCFGDDTDDYDEEKTGSGQNVVYDEREGTIYSYAYFHFVFFLGSLYVMMTVTNWFHYDNHKIEKLLDGSWSVFWIKMASCWVCLILYMWTLIAPMVCPKRFEA; translated from the exons ctggCCTGCTGCTGCGGCTCAGCGGCCTGCTCATGCTGCTGTAACTGCTGCCCCAAGATCAAACAGTCAACAGGGACCCGCGTCATGTATGCCCTCTATTTCCTGCTGGTCACCATCATCTGTGTCATCATGATGTCCCCCACTGTGGAGCAGGAGTTGAGAGACCAT ATCCCCTTCTACAGTGACTTGTGTGAGAAGATGAATGCAGGGGAGAACTGCAAAACTCTGGTTGGCTACTCTGCCGTCTACAAGGTGTGCTTCGGCATGGCCTGCTTCTTCTTATTCTTTGCTATCTTCACCATACGAGTCAACAACAGCACAGGCTGGAGGGCGGCCGTACATAACGG GTTCTGGTTGCTGAAGTTTATTGTGCTGGTGGCGTGCTGCGCTGGAGGCTTCTTCCTCCCAGAAGAGGAAACATTTCTGGAAG TTTGGCGCTACGTAGGAGCCGCTTGTGGTTTCATTTTCCTGCTGATCCAGCTCATGCTGTTGGTGGAGTTTGCACACAGATGGAACACAAACTG GAGTTCAGGAGTGAAGTATAATCGTCTATGGTACGCAGCTTTGGCCTTCGTGACTCTGGTGCTGTTCAGTTTTGCAGTAGGAGCTGTAATCTTCATGGGTCTGTTCTACACCCACCCCGAGGCCTGTTTACTCAACAAGATCTTCCTGGGCATCAATGGCAGCCTGTGCCTCATCGTCTCCCTGTTGGCCATCTCCCCATGCATACAGAAAC TGCAGCCCACATCAGGCCTGCTGCAACCAGGAGTCATCAGTGTGTACGTCATGTATCTCACTTTCTCAGCCTTCTCCAGCAAACCAAAAGAAA TGGTGGAGAGAGATGGTGTGAACacaaccgtgtgtgtgtttcccctcaACTCTGGGACGGAGAGTGACAAGAAGATTGTCACCGCTCTGGGAACTGTTATCCTGTTTGGCTGCGTCCTTTACTCTTG CTTGACGTCCACCACCAGGCGAAGCTCTGCAGCCCTCAGAGTGTGTAGGAACAGTGAGCCAGAGACTGAG AGAGCtcgctgctgtttctgttttggagaTGATACAG ATGACTATGATGAGGAGAAGACTGGTTCAGGACAGAACGTGGTGTatgatgagagagagggaaccaTCTACAGCTACGCTTACTTCCATTTTGTGTTCTTCCTGGGATCCCTTTATGTCATGATGACCGTTACCAACTGGTTCCA TTATGATAACCATAAGATTGAGAAACTGTTGGACGGGAGCTGGTCTGTGTTCTGGATCAAGATGGCCTCCTGCTGGGTCTGTCTCATCCTATACATGTGGACCCTCATCGCCCCCATGGTCTGCCCAAAGCGCTTTGAGGCCTAG